The Miscanthus floridulus cultivar M001 chromosome 17, ASM1932011v1, whole genome shotgun sequence genome has a window encoding:
- the LOC136518278 gene encoding probable glutathione S-transferase GSTF1 gives MAGSVVKVYGPAASPFVATVLVCLEEAGAAYELVPVDMAAREHKAPHHLARNPFGKIPAFQDGELTLFESRAISRHVLRKHYKSAGGGDLLREGDPEGAAMVDVWLEVEAHQYEPAIAEIVRHCVILPMIGAGGARDQRVVDESAGKLRAVLAAYEARLREHAYLAGGGDAGVSLADLAHFGFTHYLMATDYAALVEERPAVAAWWRRIAARPAARKVAALMSWPPPA, from the exons ATGGCGGGCAGCGTCGTGAAGGTGTACGGCCCGGCGGCGTCGCCGTTCGTGGCGACGGTGCTGGTGTGCCTGGAGGAGGCCGGCGCCGCGTACGAGCTCGTCCCCGTCGACATGGCGGCGCGCGAGCACAAGGCGCCGCACCACCTCGCCCGTAAC CCGTTCGGCAAGATCCCTGCCTTCCAGGACGGAGAACTCACGCTATTTG AATCACGTGCGATTTCAAGGCACGTGCTCCGAAAGCACTACAagagcgccggcggcggcgacctgCTGAGGGAAGGCGACCCCGAGGGGGCCGCCATGGTGGACGTCTGGCTGGAGGTGGAGGCGCACCAGTACGAGCCAGCCATCGCGGAGATCGTGCGGCACTGCGTGATCCTGCCGATGATCGGTGCCGGCGGCGCGCGCGACCAGCGCGTGGTCGACGAGAGCGCCGGGAAGCTGCGGGCGGTGCTGGCGGCGTACGAGGCGCGGCTGCGCGAGCACGCGTACCTGGCCGGGGGCGGGGACGCCGGCGTCAGCCTCGCCGACCTCGCGCACTTCGGGTTCACGCACTACCTCATGGCCACGGACTACGCCGCGCTCGTGGAGGAGCGCCCCGCCGTCGCGGCGTGGTGGCGGAGGATCGCCGCCAGGCCGGCGGCCAGGAAGGTCGCCGCGCTCATGTCGTGGCCACCGCCCGCTTAA
- the LOC136518924 gene encoding protein SRC2-like, whose translation MAYQVLEVTLISAKDLKRVTLFSKMRVYAVASISGGDPRLPTHRTYADREGGRNPIWHAPLRFTIPPDADPRGLALHVLLRAERAFGDRDVGEVVVPMQDLAAASAEGSVAGASANAEQRHLSYQVRRPVSGRKRGVLHISYRLSDAPAPVPDAYHRYTQAPPASSMSSKRHHGKGADAAITAYPVATPRGGGARQYPPYGHAPYGGPAGAYPHHHQYGYGAYGYGAAPYGYGGHGAAPAGRSGGGAGMGTTAGLGLGLLGGLMIGDMIADAEVDAAYDGGFMDGMGF comes from the coding sequence ATGGCGTACCAGGTGCTGGAGGTGACGCTGATCTCGGCCAAGGACCTGAAGCGGGTGACGCTCTTCAGCAAGATGCGCGTGTACGCCGTGGCGTCCATCTCCGGCGGCGACCCGCGGCTGCCGACGCACCGGACGTACGCGGACCGCGAGGGGGGACGGAACCCGATATGGCACGCCCCGCTGCGGTTCACCATCCCGCCCGACGCCGACCCGCGCGGCCTCGCCCTGCACGTGCTGCTCCGCGCCGAGCGCGCCTTCGGCGACCGCGACGTCGGCGAGGTGGTCGTGCCCATGCAGGACCTCGCCGCCGCGTCGGCCGAGGGCAGCGTCGCCGGCGCCAGCGCTAACGCCGAGCAGAGGCACCTCAGCTACCAGGTGCGCCGCCCCGTCAGCGGACGCAAGCGCGGCGTGCTCCACATCTCCTACAGGCTCTCCGACGCGCCGGCGCCGGTGCCGGACGCCTACCACCGGTACACGCAGGCCCCGCCGGCGTCGTCCATGTCGTCCAAGCGGCACCACGGCAAGGGCGCCGACGCAGCCATCACCGCGTACCCGGTCGCGAccccgcgcggcggcggcgcgcggcagTACCCGCCGTACGGTCATGCTCCCTACGGCGGCCCCGCCGGCGCGTACCCGCACCACCACCAGTACGGGTACGGCGCGTACGGCTACGGCGCCGCGCCGTACGGGTACGGGGGCCACGGCGCCGCGCCAGCGGGGAGATCAGGCGGCGGAGCAGGGATGGGCACGACGGCGGGTCTcggcctcggcctgctcggcggGTTGATGATCGGCGACATGATCGCCGACGCCGAGGTGGACGCGGCGTACGACGGCGGGTTCATGGACGGCATGGGCTTCTGA